The following are encoded in a window of Impatiens glandulifera chromosome 5, dImpGla2.1, whole genome shotgun sequence genomic DNA:
- the LOC124937779 gene encoding secreted RxLR effector protein 161-like, protein MSHVPYASAVGSLMYAMVCTRPDLAHAVSVVSRFMGDPGKEHWQAVKRIFRYLRGTSDIGLSYGGDSQCLVSGYSDSDYAGDVDSRRSMTGYVFTLGGSVVSWKATLQPTVTLSTTEAEYMALTEAAKEGIWLKGLVSNLGLHHDQALVYCDSLSAICLTKDQVHHERTKHIDVRYHFLRSEKRIKVNKVDTADNPADMFTKPVLQSKFQHCLKLLNCNASGTSGT, encoded by the exons ATGTCACATGTTCCTTATGCTAGTGCAGTGGGAAGcttgatgtatgctatggtcTGCACTAGACCGGATCTTGCACATGCTGTTAGTGTTGTCAGTAGGTTCATGGGAGaccctggtaaggaacactggCAAGCAGTGAAGAGGATTTTCCGCTATCTCAGGGGTACATCTGATATTGGTCTCAGTTATGGTGGTGATAGTCAGTGTCTAGTATCTGGTTACTCAGATTCTGATTATGCTGGAGATGTAGACAGTAGAAGATCAATGACTGGTTATGTATTCACGCTTGGTGGTTCTGTTGTGAGTTGGAAGGCTACTCTGCAGCCGACAGTaactttgtctactacagaggcaGAATATATGGCtttgacagaagctgctaaggagggAATCTGGTTGAAAGGATTGGTTAGTAACTTGGGTCTACACCACGATCAGGCTTTAGTGTACTGCGACAGTTTGAGTGCAATATGCTTAACCAAGGATCAAGTTCACCATGAgagaacaaaacacattgatgtgAGGTACCATTTTCTGAGAAGTGAGAAGAGGATCAAGGTAAACAAAGTGGATACTGCAGacaatccagctgatatgtttacCAAGCCGGTTCTGCAGAGCAAGTTTCAACACTGTTTGAAGTTGCTCAAT tgtaatgcatctggCACATCTGGTACTTAA